Proteins from a genomic interval of Microbacterium imperiale:
- the otsB gene encoding trehalose-phosphatase, protein MSDSSPSPSGELATALALGTDARHLLVALDFDGTLAPLVDEPMSARMLPEARDALTRLSSLPDTTVALVSGRTLAHLAEISEREPDSRIHLAGSHGAEFWHPGGADDADADDAGSLRDTLADRAEAIIADTAGAWIERKRFGFALHTRLSDPERAAEAAARIDDLVRAEAPEWRRRTGQDILEFASRHEGKDAAIRRLRELVDADVVLFAGDDVTDEDALASLGAGDIGIRVGGGESVAAYRVADAAELAALLSRLAEARAGR, encoded by the coding sequence ATGAGCGACTCGTCGCCCAGCCCTTCCGGCGAGCTCGCGACGGCGCTTGCGCTCGGCACCGACGCACGCCACCTGCTCGTGGCCCTCGATTTCGACGGCACGCTCGCACCCCTCGTGGACGAGCCGATGTCGGCACGGATGCTGCCCGAGGCCCGCGATGCGCTGACACGGCTGTCGTCGCTGCCCGACACGACCGTCGCGCTGGTCTCGGGGCGCACGCTCGCCCACCTCGCCGAGATCTCCGAGCGCGAGCCGGATTCGCGCATCCACCTGGCCGGATCGCACGGCGCCGAGTTCTGGCACCCCGGCGGCGCCGACGACGCTGATGCGGACGACGCCGGCTCGCTGCGCGACACGCTGGCCGACCGCGCCGAGGCGATCATCGCCGACACGGCGGGCGCCTGGATCGAGCGCAAGCGATTCGGATTCGCGCTGCACACGCGGCTGAGCGATCCCGAGCGAGCGGCCGAGGCCGCGGCGCGCATCGACGACCTCGTGCGAGCCGAGGCGCCCGAGTGGCGTCGCCGGACGGGCCAGGACATCCTCGAGTTCGCCTCGCGCCACGAGGGCAAGGACGCCGCGATCCGCCGACTGCGCGAGCTGGTCGATGCGGACGTCGTGCTCTTCGCCGGCGACGATGTCACCGACGAGGACGCTCTCGCGTCGCTCGGGGCCGGCGACATCGGCATCCGCGTCGGCGGGGGAGAGAGCGTCGCGGCCTACCGGGTGGCCGACGCCGCCGAGCTCGCGGCCCTGCTGAGCCGGCTCGCCGAGGCCCGCGCGGGCCGATGA